In the genome of Triticum urartu cultivar G1812 chromosome 5, Tu2.1, whole genome shotgun sequence, one region contains:
- the LOC125508374 gene encoding IQ domain-containing protein IQM3-like, with amino-acid sequence MEVETVMPPPAAGLDRVDSAAREPTHTESSLPSPAAGGGANGAATKVQKVYRSYRTRRKLADSAVVVEELWWEALDFARLNHSTVSFYDDPEPETAASRWNRVSLNASKVGQGLSKDAKALKLAFQHWIEAIDPRHRYGHNLHFYYDAWCQTQAGQPFFYWLDIGEGKDIELPECSRALLKKQCIRYLGPQEREYYEYIIKEGKIVHKISGEPLDTSQGSKGTKWIFVVSTAKKLYAGQKERGVFQHSSFLAGGATIAAGRFTAENGVIKSIWAYSGHYKPSAENLTNFMSFLEENGVDLKEVEVRSSTKEDYYEDPVPNIKENPAAAAMMASNTPQLKLPSNMVAEDKASGPSPQTEADEDNNVRVEQTRSAYQRTLSGGLQSHLDAVVSQDAILERVNSKSRSKSYQLGHRLSLKWSTGNGPRIGCVKDYPIELRMQALEMVQLSPRASTPPASWRVPS; translated from the exons ATGGAGGTGGAGACTGTgatgcctcctccggcggccGGGCTGGACCGCGTGGACTCTGCCGCGCGGGAGCCGACTCACACGGAGTCCTCCTTGCCGTCGCCGGCGGCTGGAGGCGGCGCGAATGGCGCGGCGACCAAGGTGCAGAAGGTCTACCGGAGCTACCGGACCAGGCGCAAGCTCGCCGACTCCGCCGTCGTCGTCGAGGAGCTCTG GTGGGAAGCGCTGGACTTCGCGCGGCTAAACCACAGCACCGTCTCCTTCTACGACGACCCGGAGCCGGAGACCGCCGCCTCGCGCTGGAACCGCGTCAGCCTCAATGCATCCAAG GTGGGTCAGGGTTTATCCAAGGATGCCAAGGCTCTTAAGCTGGCTTTCCAGCACTGGATCGAGGCT ATTGATCCAAGACATAGGTACGGGCACAACCTGCATTTCTACTATGATGCCTGGTGCCAAACCCAGGCTGGCCAGCCCTTCTTCTACTG GCTCGATATTGGTGAGGGAAAAGATATAGAGCTTCCAGAATGTTCAAGGGCTCTGCTGAAAAAGCAATGCATAAGATATCTTGGTCCA CAAGAGCGTGAGTACTATGAATACATCATTAAAGAGGGAAAGATTGTCCACAAGATATCTGGAGAACCACTTGATACAAGCCAGGGCTCTAAAGGGACAAAATGGATTTTTGTTGTGAGCACAGCAAAGAAACTTTATGCTGGGCAG AAAGAGAGAGGTGTATTCCAGCACTCCAGCTTTTTAGCAGGAGGTGCAACTATAGCTGCTGGAAGGTTTACGGCAGAAAATGGAGTTATCAAG TCCATCTGGGCCTATAGTGGACATTACAAGCCGAGTGCGGAGAACCTTACCAACTTCATGAGCTTTCTAGAAGAAAATGGAGTTGATCTGAAAGAAGTTGAG GTGCGCTCATCCACCAAGGAAGACTACTATGAAGATCCAGTGCCTAATATCAAAGAGAAccctgctgctgctgccatgatGGCATCCAATACTCCACAGTTGAAACTGCCTTCCAACATGGTAGCAGAAGACAAGGCATCTGGGCCATCTCCACAGACTGAAGCTGACGAGGACAATAATGTCCGTGTGGAGCAAACAAGGTCAGCCTACCAAAGAACCTTATCAGGTGGCCTGCAAAGTCATCTTGATGCGGTCGTCTCGCAGGATGCAATTCTTGAGAGGGTAAATTCCAAGAGCAGGTCAAAATCCTATCAGCTCGGCCACAGGCTATCCCTGAAATGGAGCACTGGAAATGGTCCAAGAATTGGGTGCGTGAAGGATTATCCGATAGAGCTCAGAATGCAAGCGCTAGAGATGGTACAACTCTCACCGAGGGCATCGACTCCTCCAGCCTCGTGGAGGGTGCCATCATGA